From one Rhizobium sp. CIAT894 genomic stretch:
- a CDS encoding toxic anion resistance protein, protein MADTDLATVQNPALPVVAADPAEIARISDSIDISDRAGISVYGDRAQQSVSDYADRILREVRNKDLGEVGRLLTDIILKSKSLDPASLKDKGFLSRIFLSAKARLERFKAEFEDVAGQIDRIGLELDRHKDTLRRDIALLNDLHEETRQSIMRLEAYVQAGKTFAERFRSVELPKLKAQAEAAATGPGGGMLEAQTYQDSLQALDRLEKRVFYLQQARQLGIQQLPQIRIVQAGDETLIENLQAISALTVPAWKQKMVILLGLTRQKSALELQKVVTDATNDMIRQASEMMKDQAISIEQQSQRGIVDIDTLAKANRDLIDTISRVLQVQEEGRRKRGLAEQQMEQMTIELKKAMTGA, encoded by the coding sequence ATGGCCGATACCGATCTCGCGACTGTTCAAAACCCCGCCCTGCCGGTTGTCGCCGCCGACCCGGCGGAAATTGCCCGCATTTCCGACAGCATCGATATCTCCGACCGCGCCGGCATCTCGGTCTATGGCGACCGCGCCCAGCAGTCGGTCAGCGATTATGCCGACAGGATCCTGCGCGAGGTCCGCAACAAGGATCTCGGCGAAGTCGGCCGGCTCTTGACCGACATCATCCTCAAGTCGAAGAGCCTCGATCCGGCGTCATTGAAGGATAAGGGTTTTCTCAGCCGCATATTTCTCTCCGCCAAGGCCCGGCTCGAACGGTTCAAGGCGGAGTTCGAGGACGTGGCCGGCCAGATCGACCGGATCGGCCTGGAGCTCGACCGTCACAAGGATACGCTCAGGCGCGACATCGCGCTGCTCAACGACCTGCATGAGGAAACCCGGCAGTCGATCATGCGGCTCGAGGCCTATGTGCAGGCCGGCAAGACGTTTGCCGAACGGTTTCGCAGCGTCGAGCTGCCGAAGCTGAAGGCGCAAGCCGAGGCGGCTGCGACCGGCCCCGGCGGCGGCATGCTGGAGGCGCAGACCTATCAGGACAGCCTGCAGGCGCTCGACCGGCTGGAAAAGCGGGTCTTCTACCTGCAGCAGGCCCGCCAGCTCGGCATTCAGCAATTGCCGCAGATCCGCATCGTCCAGGCAGGTGACGAAACGCTGATCGAGAACCTGCAGGCGATTTCGGCACTGACGGTGCCGGCCTGGAAGCAGAAGATGGTGATCCTGCTCGGGCTGACGCGGCAAAAGTCGGCGCTCGAGCTGCAGAAGGTGGTGACCGACGCCACCAATGACATGATCCGCCAGGCATCGGAGATGATGAAGGACCAGGCGATATCAATCGAGCAGCAGTCGCAGCGCGGCATCGTCGATATCGATACGCTCGCCAAGGCGAACAGGGATCTGATCGATACCATATCCCGCGTGCTGCAGGTTCAGGAGGAGGGGCGCCGCAAGCGGGGGCTCGCCGAGCAGCAGATGGAGCAGATGACGATCGAACTCAAAAAGGCGATGACTGGGGCGTGA
- a CDS encoding RidA family protein: MSDEIASRLTEMGITLSEAAAPAANYVPYVISGNLLYISGQLPLEGGKIAVSGHLGKTIDVAGGQRGAELCAINILAQAKAALGGDLGRIRRVIKLNGFVASAPDFVEQHLVINGASNLIAGVLGEAGKHARAAVGMAALPLNAAVEIDAIMEIEE, from the coding sequence ATGTCCGATGAAATTGCATCACGCCTGACTGAGATGGGGATAACCCTGTCCGAAGCCGCAGCACCTGCTGCAAATTACGTTCCCTACGTCATCAGCGGCAATCTTCTGTATATCTCCGGCCAGCTGCCGCTCGAAGGCGGTAAGATCGCTGTGTCGGGCCATCTCGGCAAGACCATCGACGTGGCAGGCGGCCAGCGCGGCGCCGAACTCTGCGCCATCAACATCCTTGCTCAGGCGAAGGCGGCACTTGGCGGCGATCTCGGCCGCATCCGGCGCGTCATCAAGCTGAATGGCTTCGTCGCCTCGGCGCCCGACTTCGTCGAGCAGCATCTCGTCATCAACGGCGCTTCGAACCTGATTGCCGGCGTGCTCGGCGAGGCCGGCAAACATGCACGTGCCGCCGTCGGCATGGCCGCCCTGCCGCTGAATGCCGCAGTCGAAATCGATGCTATCATGGAAATCGAAGAATGA
- a CDS encoding glycerophosphodiester phosphodiesterase gives MTNAAWIRDLPVAHRGYHDLNRDVWENTLSAFSRAVEAGFAIECDLHYASDGVPVVFHDEDLQRLCNLNGDVRERTSRELGLIAVGGTSDKVPTLRQLLDLVQGKVPLVLELKGRETDDEGFAEAVLEVLEGYQGKVALMSFDHWLLRDLKALGSPYPLGLTAEGSTPEAFATHANAMEIGLDFISYYYDELPNAFISGERDKGIPVITWTVRDEEARRRTFANADQMTFEGFDPRAV, from the coding sequence ATGACCAACGCAGCTTGGATCAGGGACCTGCCGGTCGCCCATCGCGGCTATCACGACCTCAACCGAGACGTCTGGGAAAACACGCTTTCGGCCTTTTCGCGCGCCGTCGAAGCCGGCTTTGCGATCGAATGCGATCTGCATTACGCCTCCGACGGCGTGCCGGTCGTCTTTCATGACGAGGACCTGCAGCGCCTGTGCAATCTCAACGGCGATGTGCGCGAGCGCACCTCCAGGGAACTCGGACTGATCGCCGTCGGCGGCACGAGCGACAAGGTGCCGACGCTGCGTCAGCTTCTCGATCTCGTCCAGGGCAAGGTGCCGCTGGTGTTGGAGCTCAAGGGTCGGGAGACCGATGACGAAGGTTTTGCCGAAGCCGTTCTCGAAGTGCTCGAAGGCTATCAGGGCAAGGTGGCGCTGATGAGCTTCGACCACTGGCTGCTGCGCGATCTGAAGGCGCTTGGCTCACCCTACCCGCTCGGGCTGACCGCCGAGGGCAGCACGCCGGAGGCGTTCGCGACGCATGCGAATGCAATGGAGATCGGTCTCGATTTCATCTCCTACTATTATGACGAGCTGCCGAACGCCTTCATATCAGGCGAACGCGACAAGGGCATTCCCGTCATTACCTGGACGGTGCGGGACGAAGAGGCACGCCGGCGGACCTTCGCCAATGCAGATCAGATGACCTTCGAAGGTTTCGACCCGCGTGCGGTTTGA
- a CDS encoding 5-bromo-4-chloroindolyl phosphate hydrolysis family protein, with protein sequence MRNWLGNDGNWIVAGVAAAITMPLLSLVAGMPFWIAAIIALLIFAGLVILLAPRRLFEGLDIKSIGSGRIAFARDLLEAAIPSAERLEAAADTISDRKMATAVRHLAEIAADVFRKVEAKPESANAVRRFLSYYLPRAAEVAEGFAVIEAKRVPDPRQLEEVRTVLVKLEEAFVHYADSLVDEALGTLDTDLRLIQASLKEDIGR encoded by the coding sequence ATGCGCAACTGGCTCGGCAATGACGGCAACTGGATCGTGGCGGGAGTGGCGGCTGCCATCACTATGCCGCTCTTGAGCCTTGTCGCCGGCATGCCCTTCTGGATCGCTGCCATCATCGCCCTTCTGATCTTTGCCGGCCTCGTCATTCTGTTGGCGCCACGCCGGCTGTTCGAAGGGCTCGATATCAAAAGCATCGGCAGCGGGCGCATCGCCTTTGCCCGCGACCTGCTGGAAGCCGCCATTCCCTCTGCTGAGAGGCTGGAGGCAGCCGCCGACACGATCAGCGATCGGAAGATGGCAACCGCAGTCCGCCATCTTGCCGAAATCGCCGCCGATGTCTTTCGCAAGGTCGAGGCCAAGCCGGAGAGCGCCAATGCCGTGCGGCGGTTCCTCTCTTATTATTTGCCGCGTGCGGCCGAGGTGGCGGAAGGTTTTGCCGTCATCGAGGCCAAACGCGTCCCCGACCCCAGGCAGTTGGAGGAGGTCCGCACCGTGCTGGTCAAGCTCGAAGAGGCCTTCGTCCATTATGCCGACAGCCTGGTCGACGAGGCGCTCGGCACGCTCGACACCGATCTGCGCCTTATTCAGGCATCGCTCAAAGAGGATATCGGACGCTGA
- the tsf gene encoding translation elongation factor Ts: MSEITAAMVKELREKTGAGMMDCKKALAETGGDMEAAIDWLRAKGIAKADKKSGRTAAEGLVGVSSQGTKAVVVEVNSETDFVARNDAFQDLVRGIAKVAVSTSGTVDAVAAAAYPASGKSVSDTIKDAIATIGENMNLRRSVALSVEDGVVATYIHNAVSDGLGKLGVLVALKSTGDKEALNAIGRQVAMHIAATAPLAIRPEEVDAAVAERERNVFIEQSRASGKPDNIIEKMVDGRMRKFFEEVALLSQAFVINPDLTVAAAIKEAEKAVGAPIEVAGMARLLLGEGVEKEETDFAAEVAAAVKG, translated from the coding sequence ATGAGCGAGATTACGGCTGCAATGGTGAAGGAACTGCGCGAAAAGACCGGCGCAGGCATGATGGACTGCAAGAAGGCTCTTGCTGAAACCGGCGGCGACATGGAAGCGGCGATCGACTGGCTGCGCGCCAAGGGCATCGCCAAGGCCGACAAGAAGTCGGGCCGCACCGCTGCCGAAGGCCTCGTCGGCGTTTCGAGCCAGGGCACCAAGGCCGTTGTAGTCGAAGTCAATTCCGAAACCGACTTCGTCGCCCGTAACGATGCCTTCCAGGATCTCGTCCGCGGTATCGCCAAGGTCGCCGTCTCCACGAGCGGCACCGTCGACGCTGTTGCGGCTGCGGCCTACCCGGCATCCGGCAAGTCTGTTTCCGACACGATCAAGGACGCGATCGCAACCATCGGCGAGAACATGAATCTCCGCCGCTCGGTCGCGCTCTCCGTCGAGGACGGCGTTGTCGCCACCTATATCCACAATGCTGTTTCCGACGGTCTCGGCAAGCTCGGCGTTCTCGTTGCCCTGAAGTCGACCGGCGACAAGGAAGCCCTGAATGCAATCGGCCGCCAGGTCGCCATGCATATCGCCGCCACCGCGCCGCTGGCGATCCGCCCTGAGGAAGTCGATGCCGCCGTCGCCGAGCGCGAGCGCAACGTCTTCATCGAGCAGTCGCGCGCTTCCGGCAAGCCTGACAACATCATCGAGAAGATGGTCGACGGCCGCATGCGCAAGTTCTTCGAGGAAGTCGCTCTTCTCTCGCAGGCTTTCGTCATCAATCCCGACCTGACCGTTGCAGCCGCCATCAAGGAAGCTGAAAAGGCCGTCGGCGCCCCGATCGAAGTCGCCGGCATGGCCCGTCTCCTGCTCGGCGAAGGCGTCGAGAAGGAAGAGACCGATTTCGCAGCCGAAGTTGCGGCTGCCGTCAAGGGTTGA
- the rpsB gene encoding 30S ribosomal protein S2 has product MALPDFSMRQLLEAGVHFGHQTHRWNPKMKPYIFGDRNNIHIIDLAQTVPMLSRALQVVSDTVARGGRVLFVGTKRQASEIIADSAKRSAQYYVNSRWLGGMMTNWKTISNSIQRLRKLDEILNGEAQGFTKKERLNLEREREKLDKALGGIRDMGGTPDLMFIIDTNKEKIAIDEAKRLGIPVVAIIDSNCDPDLIDYPIPGNDDASRAIALYCELISRAAIDGIARQQSSSGRDLGASSEVPVEPALEEAAEG; this is encoded by the coding sequence ATGGCATTGCCCGATTTCTCTATGCGCCAGCTTCTCGAAGCAGGCGTCCACTTCGGCCACCAGACGCACCGCTGGAACCCGAAGATGAAGCCGTACATCTTCGGCGATCGCAACAACATCCACATCATCGATCTGGCCCAGACCGTTCCGATGCTGTCGCGCGCCCTTCAGGTCGTCAGCGACACCGTTGCCCGCGGCGGCCGCGTTCTCTTCGTCGGCACCAAGCGCCAGGCGTCGGAGATCATTGCCGACAGCGCCAAGCGTTCGGCCCAGTACTACGTCAACTCGCGCTGGCTCGGCGGCATGATGACGAACTGGAAGACGATCTCCAACTCGATCCAGCGCCTGCGCAAGCTCGATGAGATCCTCAATGGCGAAGCCCAGGGCTTCACCAAGAAGGAACGCCTGAACCTCGAGCGCGAGCGCGAAAAGCTCGATAAGGCTCTCGGCGGTATCCGTGATATGGGCGGCACGCCGGACCTGATGTTCATCATCGACACCAACAAGGAAAAGATCGCGATCGACGAAGCCAAGCGCCTCGGCATCCCGGTCGTTGCGATCATCGATTCGAACTGCGATCCGGACCTGATCGACTATCCGATCCCGGGTAACGACGACGCATCGCGCGCCATCGCTCTTTACTGCGAGCTGATCTCCCGCGCCGCCATCGACGGCATCGCGCGTCAGCAGAGCTCTTCCGGCCGCGATCTCGGCGCATCCTCCGAAGTTCCGGTCGAGCCGGCTCTCGAGGAAGCAGCCGAAGGCTGA
- a CDS encoding substrate-binding domain-containing protein, which yields MRTLLSGLALLAVLPLAGCNPFGQGPEFSIVSGSENIVLQPIVEEFCKEKNATCTFKYEGTLDIGLALQRDEGVEQDAVWPASSVWVDMFDTKRRVKSLTSIAQTPVVLGVRKSKAEQLGWIGRDVFMKDILAAVENGSLKFLMTSATQSNSGASAYLAMLSSALGNKPVIEPGDLDDKNVQESVRSLLSGVVRSSGSSGWLADLYVDSVGKGTVYDAMWNYEAVLKETNDKLAALSQEPLYAVYPADGVAMADSPLGFVDHGRGAEVQTFFNDLLAYLRSAPVQQRIADTGRRIPLTGVAAKPEPGWNFDPTRLVTAIRMPEPGVIRQALTLYQAALRKPSLTALCLDFSGSMQGNGEDQLQKAMRFLLTPDEASKVLVQWSPADRIIVIPFDGSVRNTFMASGNPLEQEGLLNEISLQRAGGGTDMYACAERALQQIAGTNRLSTYLPAIVIMTDGKSDDRSQAFMNDWNATEPHVPIFGITFGDADRTQLDSLAKLTLARVFDGGSDLATAFRTARGYN from the coding sequence ATGCGAACACTGCTCTCAGGCCTGGCGCTTCTTGCCGTTCTGCCCCTTGCCGGCTGCAATCCCTTCGGCCAGGGGCCGGAGTTCTCGATCGTCTCGGGATCGGAGAATATTGTTCTGCAGCCGATCGTCGAGGAATTCTGCAAAGAGAAGAATGCGACCTGCACTTTCAAATACGAAGGCACGCTCGATATCGGCCTGGCGCTGCAGCGCGATGAGGGGGTCGAGCAGGATGCGGTCTGGCCGGCATCGAGCGTCTGGGTCGACATGTTCGACACCAAACGCAGGGTCAAGAGCCTGACCTCGATCGCCCAGACGCCGGTGGTGCTCGGTGTGCGCAAGTCGAAGGCTGAGCAACTCGGCTGGATCGGCAGGGACGTGTTCATGAAGGACATTCTCGCCGCCGTCGAAAACGGATCGCTGAAATTCCTGATGACCTCGGCGACGCAATCCAACTCGGGCGCCAGCGCCTATCTCGCAATGCTGTCGAGCGCGCTCGGCAACAAGCCGGTGATCGAACCTGGCGATCTCGACGACAAAAACGTTCAGGAGAGCGTCCGCTCGCTGCTTTCAGGTGTGGTGCGTTCTTCCGGCTCTTCCGGCTGGCTTGCCGATCTCTATGTCGATTCCGTCGGCAAGGGCACGGTCTACGATGCCATGTGGAACTACGAGGCGGTGCTGAAGGAGACCAACGACAAGCTGGCCGCCCTGTCGCAGGAGCCGCTTTACGCGGTCTATCCGGCCGATGGCGTGGCGATGGCGGATTCGCCGCTCGGCTTTGTCGATCATGGCCGTGGGGCCGAAGTCCAGACCTTCTTCAACGATCTGCTCGCCTATCTCCGTTCGGCTCCCGTGCAGCAGCGCATCGCCGATACCGGCCGGCGCATCCCGCTGACTGGCGTTGCCGCAAAGCCGGAACCGGGCTGGAATTTCGATCCGACCCGGCTGGTGACGGCGATCCGCATGCCGGAGCCGGGCGTCATCCGCCAGGCGCTCACGCTTTATCAGGCCGCTTTGCGCAAACCCTCGCTGACGGCGCTCTGTCTGGATTTTTCCGGTTCGATGCAGGGCAATGGCGAGGACCAGCTGCAGAAGGCGATGCGTTTCCTGCTGACACCTGATGAAGCCAGCAAGGTGCTGGTACAATGGTCTCCCGCCGACCGGATCATCGTCATTCCTTTCGACGGCAGCGTACGCAACACCTTCATGGCAAGCGGAAATCCGCTGGAGCAGGAAGGGCTGCTGAACGAGATTTCGCTGCAAAGGGCCGGCGGCGGCACGGATATGTATGCCTGCGCCGAACGGGCTTTGCAGCAGATCGCTGGAACCAACAGGCTCTCGACCTATCTGCCTGCCATCGTCATCATGACCGACGGCAAGTCCGACGATCGAAGCCAGGCCTTCATGAACGATTGGAACGCGACCGAGCCGCATGTGCCGATCTTCGGCATCACATTCGGCGATGCCGACAGGACCCAGCTTGACAGCCTTGCCAAGCTCACCTTGGCGCGCGTGTTCGACGGCGGTTCGGATCTCGCGACCGCTTTCCGCACCGCGCGCGGCTATAATTAG
- the pyrH gene encoding UMP kinase, which translates to MSLEPVYKRVLLKASGEALMGSQGFGIDVAVADRIASDIAAARHMGVEVGVVVGGGNIFRGVAVASKGGDRVTGDHMGMLGTIINALALATSLRKLNIDTVVLSAISMPEICESFSQRATLYHLSMGRVVIFAGGTGNPFFTTDSAAALRAAEMGAQAIFKGTQVDGIYSADPKKYPDATRFDRLTHQEVLDRGLAVMDVAAVALARENSIPIIVFSIHEKGGFTEILTGGGLKTIVSDN; encoded by the coding sequence ATGTCTTTAGAGCCTGTCTATAAACGCGTTCTACTCAAGGCTTCCGGCGAAGCGCTCATGGGTAGCCAGGGTTTCGGGATCGATGTTGCGGTGGCGGACCGCATTGCATCCGATATCGCCGCGGCAAGGCACATGGGCGTGGAAGTCGGCGTCGTCGTCGGTGGCGGCAATATTTTCCGTGGTGTCGCGGTGGCGTCCAAGGGTGGTGACCGGGTCACCGGCGACCATATGGGCATGCTCGGCACCATCATCAATGCGCTGGCGCTGGCGACTTCGCTGCGTAAGCTGAACATCGATACGGTGGTGCTTTCGGCCATCTCCATGCCGGAGATCTGCGAGAGCTTCTCGCAGCGCGCAACCCTTTACCATCTGTCGATGGGACGCGTGGTGATCTTTGCCGGCGGCACCGGCAACCCCTTCTTCACCACCGATTCGGCCGCCGCACTGCGCGCCGCCGAAATGGGCGCGCAAGCGATCTTCAAGGGCACGCAGGTGGACGGTATCTACAGTGCCGACCCGAAGAAGTATCCCGATGCGACCCGCTTCGACCGCCTGACGCACCAGGAGGTGCTGGACAGGGGGCTTGCGGTGATGGACGTTGCTGCCGTCGCGCTCGCCAGAGAGAATTCCATTCCGATCATCGTCTTCTCGATCCACGAGAAGGGCGGTTTTACCGAAATCTTGACGGGCGGTGGCCTCAAGACCATCGTCTCCGACAACTGA
- a CDS encoding substrate-binding domain-containing protein, giving the protein MALSRRAFGVGLLGAGVVGTGGYFAVRDRPELQGLLGARTTLFGFVGGEKEPFLADPDVIKALGAYGLTLDSRVAGSVEMVREQALLSQHPQFLWPSSSIMVDLARQNGIGIRNDRVVLNTPLVVYSWQPVVDGLMKAGLVTMTSEGHHQLDLKALLDAILAGADWSKLGVNSLYGRARIVATDPNRSNSGFMFSGLVLSLFSGNVATVGDLATFGGKVQAIFRNMGFKSPSSGKLFDQYLAGGLGGEPMIVGYENQLVEWILADPARWDRIKTSAGAKPVVLYPRPTVYSAHPLIAVDENANRLIEALASPRLQELAWTRHGFRGPLGAVTGNADGAISGLLPTEVDAVLPMPDAGVMLSLLSMLAG; this is encoded by the coding sequence ATGGCCCTTTCTCGTCGCGCCTTTGGAGTGGGACTGCTCGGAGCCGGTGTCGTCGGCACCGGCGGTTATTTCGCTGTCCGGGATCGGCCGGAATTGCAGGGTCTGCTCGGCGCCCGCACGACACTGTTCGGCTTCGTCGGCGGCGAGAAAGAGCCTTTTCTCGCCGACCCGGACGTTATCAAGGCGCTCGGCGCCTACGGATTGACTTTGGATAGCCGCGTCGCCGGCTCCGTCGAGATGGTGCGCGAACAGGCATTGCTGTCGCAGCATCCGCAATTCCTCTGGCCGTCCTCCTCGATCATGGTCGATCTCGCCAGGCAGAACGGCATCGGCATCCGCAACGACCGCGTCGTGCTGAATACGCCGCTGGTCGTCTATTCCTGGCAGCCCGTGGTCGACGGACTGATGAAAGCCGGATTGGTGACGATGACCAGCGAAGGCCATCATCAGCTTGATCTCAAGGCGCTGCTCGATGCGATCCTTGCCGGCGCCGACTGGTCGAAACTCGGCGTCAACTCGCTCTATGGCCGAGCCCGGATCGTCGCGACCGATCCCAACCGCTCCAATTCCGGCTTCATGTTCTCAGGGCTCGTGCTCAGCCTTTTCAGCGGCAATGTCGCGACGGTAGGCGACCTTGCGACGTTTGGCGGCAAGGTGCAGGCGATCTTCCGCAACATGGGCTTCAAGTCGCCGTCGTCGGGCAAGCTGTTCGACCAGTATCTGGCCGGCGGCCTCGGCGGCGAGCCGATGATCGTCGGCTATGAGAATCAGCTGGTCGAGTGGATCCTCGCCGATCCCGCGCGCTGGGACCGCATCAAGACGAGTGCCGGGGCAAAGCCGGTGGTGCTCTATCCGCGTCCGACCGTCTATTCCGCGCATCCGCTGATCGCCGTCGACGAGAACGCCAATCGGCTGATCGAGGCGCTGGCAAGCCCGAGGCTGCAGGAGCTCGCCTGGACGAGGCACGGGTTCCGCGGTCCGCTGGGAGCCGTCACCGGCAATGCCGACGGCGCTATATCGGGTCTGCTGCCGACCGAGGTCGACGCCGTCCTGCCGATGCCCGACGCCGGCGTCATGCTGTCGCTCCTGTCGATGTTGGCAGGCTGA
- a CDS encoding cell envelope integrity EipB family protein translates to MFRSGLVALLLASVSANAWAAAPAVSAAIATGLVAHRAVYDLELKDASDRSGIAGMYGRMVYEFDGSYCQGFTTNFRFVTQIDTGDSVRVSDQQTKTFENLKDGKFTFDTKSFTDDQLDKEVNGAALDQPDGVKVDLMQPSSRELQLAESRFPTEHMLDVIQNAKDGKRFFEARVFDGSDDGDKSLVTTTIVGKQQTPVVDEADAGNAGAFSKTAFWPVTIAYFNENAKSDALPVYRMSFKLYENGITRDLTMDYGDFVLTGKLAKLELLDRNAEACK, encoded by the coding sequence ATGTTCCGATCAGGTCTTGTCGCTTTGCTTCTCGCCAGCGTTTCCGCCAATGCATGGGCGGCTGCGCCCGCGGTAAGCGCTGCGATCGCGACCGGCCTCGTCGCACATCGCGCGGTCTACGATCTGGAACTGAAGGACGCCTCGGATCGCTCCGGCATCGCCGGCATGTATGGTCGCATGGTCTATGAGTTCGACGGCAGCTATTGCCAAGGCTTCACCACCAATTTCCGCTTCGTGACCCAGATCGACACCGGCGACAGCGTACGCGTCAGCGACCAGCAGACGAAGACCTTCGAGAATCTCAAGGACGGCAAGTTCACCTTCGACACCAAATCCTTCACCGATGACCAGCTCGACAAGGAGGTCAACGGTGCCGCTCTGGATCAGCCGGATGGCGTCAAGGTCGATCTCATGCAGCCGTCGAGCCGCGAACTGCAGCTGGCCGAAAGCCGTTTTCCCACGGAACATATGCTCGACGTGATCCAGAACGCCAAGGACGGCAAGCGCTTCTTCGAGGCGCGCGTCTTCGACGGTTCCGACGACGGCGACAAATCGCTGGTGACGACGACGATCGTCGGCAAGCAGCAGACGCCGGTTGTCGACGAGGCCGATGCCGGCAATGCCGGCGCTTTCTCAAAGACGGCCTTCTGGCCGGTGACGATCGCCTATTTCAACGAGAATGCGAAATCGGATGCCTTGCCGGTCTACCGCATGTCCTTCAAGCTCTATGAGAACGGCATCACCCGCGACCTGACGATGGATTACGGCGATTTCGTCCTGACCGGCAAGCTCGCCAAGCTGGAGCTGCTTGATCGCAACGCCGAGGCTTGCAAGTAG
- the frr gene encoding ribosome recycling factor, producing MSEGIDIKELKRRMDGAVSAFKSDIASLRTGRASANILDPVTIEAYGSRMPLNQVANITVPEPRMLSVSVWDKSMVGAVDRGIRESNLGLNPIVDGQNLRIPLPELNEERRKSLVKVAHDYAEKSKVAIRHVRRDGMDGLKKAEKDGVIGQDEGRAQSERVQKMTDETISEIDRLLAEKEKEIMQV from the coding sequence ATGAGTGAAGGTATCGATATCAAGGAACTGAAGCGCCGCATGGACGGCGCGGTTTCCGCATTCAAAAGCGACATCGCCTCGCTGCGCACCGGCCGTGCTTCGGCCAACATCCTCGATCCGGTCACGATCGAGGCCTATGGTTCGCGTATGCCGCTGAACCAGGTCGCCAACATCACTGTGCCCGAGCCGCGCATGCTGTCGGTCTCCGTCTGGGACAAGTCGATGGTCGGCGCCGTCGACCGCGGCATCCGCGAATCCAATCTCGGCCTCAACCCGATCGTCGACGGCCAGAATCTGCGTATTCCGCTGCCGGAGCTGAACGAGGAGCGCCGCAAGTCGCTCGTCAAGGTGGCTCATGATTATGCCGAAAAGAGCAAGGTCGCGATTCGCCATGTTCGCCGCGATGGCATGGACGGCCTTAAGAAAGCCGAAAAGGATGGCGTAATCGGCCAGGACGAGGGCAGGGCGCAGTCGGAACGTGTACAGAAGATGACCGACGAGACGATTTCCGAAATCGACCGCTTGCTTGCCGAGAAGGAAAAGGAAATCATGCAGGTCTAG
- a CDS encoding isoprenyl transferase, producing MSESVFVTVPEHVAIIMDGNGRWAKQRGLPRTMGHRKGVEAVRETVRAAGAAGIKYLTLFAFSSENWRRPEAEVSDLLGLLKAFIRRDLAELHRQNVRIKVIGDRHSLRSDILGLLLEAEETTKDNTALTLVIAFNYGSRDEISRAVVSLARDVEAGRLRAQDITSSLINARLDTAGIPDPDLIIRTSGEERLSNFLLWQAAYSEFIFLPEYWPDFSPEIFRQALEKFASRDRRFGGLSSQAAAVGT from the coding sequence ATGTCGGAATCTGTATTTGTGACTGTGCCAGAGCATGTTGCCATCATCATGGACGGCAATGGCCGTTGGGCCAAGCAGCGCGGCCTGCCGCGCACGATGGGCCATCGCAAGGGCGTCGAGGCGGTCCGCGAGACAGTCCGCGCCGCCGGCGCGGCCGGTATAAAATATCTGACCCTCTTTGCCTTCTCCTCGGAGAACTGGCGTCGGCCGGAGGCCGAAGTCTCCGATCTGCTCGGTCTGCTCAAGGCTTTCATTCGGCGTGACCTTGCCGAACTTCATCGCCAGAATGTGCGCATCAAGGTGATAGGCGACCGCCACAGCCTGCGCAGCGATATCCTCGGCCTGTTGCTCGAGGCGGAGGAAACGACCAAGGACAATACGGCGCTGACGCTCGTCATCGCCTTCAATTACGGTTCGCGCGACGAGATTTCCCGCGCTGTGGTGAGCCTGGCGAGGGACGTCGAGGCTGGCCGCCTGAGGGCGCAGGACATCACGTCATCGCTGATCAACGCCCGTCTGGACACGGCAGGCATCCCTGATCCCGATCTCATCATCCGCACCAGCGGCGAGGAGCGGCTGTCCAATTTCCTCCTCTGGCAAGCCGCTTATTCGGAATTCATCTTCCTTCCGGAATACTGGCCGGATTTCAGCCCCGAGATTTTCCGCCAGGCGCTCGAGAAATTCGCCTCCCGCGATCGGCGTTTCGGCGGCCTGTCGTCGCAGGCAGCCGCGGTCGGCACCTGA